One Antedon mediterranea chromosome 1, ecAntMedi1.1, whole genome shotgun sequence genomic window, TTCAAAGGTTAAATGAGTTATAATGTAGTATATATTCTAGCTTTTGATTTCTGATGACATAGGAGCTACGCGTTCGATTTTAGCCTGGTCTTCAAAACCACCAAAACTGAGAAAATACATCCAAGCATGCGCAAACATGGCATACCTAGACCGTCAGAATCCAAGGCTCCCTATGAAgacagttttgtttttttaaggcgacatacaataaatagtatgtaattactgcagtaatggaATAAAAATCTTAtcatttgtttgtattttcagAGCTGATTGTAAATGAAACTGATGTAGATTTAAAACTACAGGATAATGAAAAGTCAACAGCATTACATCATGCTTGTATGCAGGTAAGTACTTATCCATCATTATGCTACATTAATTGTTAACAAAGTGTTATTACCTTATAaccaatattaaattaaataaaataattaatatatacaaaGAGTAAGATAACACAAAAGCAAAACTGAGACAGACCCATGAGAGGAGGCCCTAAAAAATGTTAAGGTCTATGGCATTTCAAATATTATTCTCTATGAGTATTGGAGACAGGtttgttccaaaaatgaaatgggtatttttttgggtttttaacataaattatcACTTTCAATATTAAATTAGCTCTGAAGCAAGTTACAAACTCataataaattagtttttaaacTGATTGGTTATGTATGGTTTCGTATATTTATTCTAGCAGCagaataacaatacaataacatacaattaaagatatacaaaaaattattaatatatacaaaGAGTAAGATCACACAAAAGCAAAACTGAGACAGACCCATGAGAGGAGGCCCTAAAAAATGTTTAGGTCTGATGGATTTATCCTTCAAATGGAACATTAAGCTGTTGGCTTTGGGTACGCAAAGTAAGCATAAAAACAATATTCTTGCATAGAATAACAAAAATATCATATTTActgaattaaaatattattaccaCAGAGAGATTATGGCATTTCAAATATTATTCTCTATGAGTATTGGAGACAGGtttgttccaaaaatgaaatgggtattttttgggtttttaacataaattatcactttcaatttttcaaaattttctttcaAAAACGGTAATCTATTTTCCCCAATCTTCACCTCCCCTTCCTATAGTTTAAATTTTGTGCAATCACTTCGCTGTCAATTTTCTTGGTTTTAAACATCACTGACTCTTTTAAACTGTAAACACAATctgattaaataaatgttttcctttttttgtttattttctaaattgaaATGACAAAAAAACTCTTTTATATGAAACACTTGATATCACAATATTTTTATGGTGGTTgaatttattctttttaatatGATCACTTCTTTACACTGAAAGATCCATTCATCTTTATGTAATTGATTACAATGACATTATGAAGTGGCGTACAAAGTCTAATATAGATGGCTATGGGCTAGTCAATATGGGTTTCTAGTGTAGGTCATGAAATTTGTTGCAAAATGAACATGGCAAGTATAAAATGCTCAGAAAAATTTGAGCCCTGCCAAACTAAAAAAGACAAGTTTGTTAAATCcacataaatttatatttaagcTGTTGTTTATTTGTGTGGTACAAAGCATGCAATATTTGCTTACTACTAGCTAGCATTTATTGTGCCAAATTTGTGTAAACATTGATTGtatcaaaattttaaaaagcactGTGTTGCATCTTTCCaagtttatgttttattttatcataaatttgttttatttagagACACGAAGGATGTGCATTGATGATTTTAGAGAAAATTACGGATCCAATTATCATTAGCAAAGCAAATTGTGAAGGAATGACGTaagtaaaatgtatttgtttttcttatttattaatttattcccttaaatattaattcTTAATTAATTACCTCCCCTGTTTACTAACCTTTTAGAtgtggtttttattttttagtagcATTACAAGCTGTACTTTCTCATAAGCTCTTCTAATTATCTtctttttattcttattattatttatttaaatgaaacaaataaatgaaatgataattttgatttgatttgtttcAGAGCTTTGCATATAGCAGCAGCCAGTGGGTTAGTAGCTGTAGTCCAGGAACTCATATCCAAAGGAGCTAGTTTATTAGCAGTAGacaatagaggtaaattatctatttattttcttGGCATGTGCAGAGACACAAAGGTGGAATGGTTCTGAATATGTAGGACATTTGTAAAGGGGGTGGGATGCAAAGAAGGTTGAAGGAGGGTGAAGCGTTGGTGTACCAAAAGAGGGAAGGGTGACAGAAGAAGGGAACTGGTGCAACAAATGCAGAAAAGGAGAAAGATTCAATTTGCAATGAGAGTGTGGTTTCTACTGAATTATTCTCCTCATCTTTTTTTTATCAGGATTGACTGAAATAGGaaactaaaataattaatgtaatactgtagtgttttataaatcatatattgtttctttgttctttttttcataatgtatatatacatttttttggttTTCTTGCATAGGGTACACACCAGCTTTAAGTTGTTCAGCTAATTCTAAAGTGGCTGATTGCCTCGCTATAATCCTGGCACAAATGATTCCATTCTCACCGAACAGCACAGCAGCAAATTCACGAATCACCATGGCGTTGACCGGCGAGCTAGGCCAGACGCGCACACTAGGTAGCCTTGACCTTACTGATGGGGACGGCAATCACAGTCGGACCGGTAGCAACGCAGACACGTCTGATTCAGAGACGTATTGAGTTGATGAAAAGTTGTACAAATTATTTTGATTGTATGTGGATTGCAGCTACGGTACGGTATTCAGCGCCCTCGTCAGTTGTTGCGAATGTGATTTATGCGAATATGTTTATCCTAAAAACGGGCTTAGGTCGACATAAAATTGGAACTGCTCTATTAAGCAACTGAACGCAATTGAACACCACTCAAAGTAACACACAGTTTCACAAAATATGTCAACATGATTGCAGTTGAGTTGAGTTGTGTTCAGTAAATCATGCGTTATTGTTGCCCTATAAACTAGTTGCAATCAGTCCTATGTTGACCTACTGCATTGCACCCTATTCAGACATACATTACATTGCGATTTAAGGTGGTGTAATCAATCGGAataaagggcctttcacaccagGTCCGGCGAATAAAAAGCCAACATGCGTTTTCACgtggctatgcgccaatcgatatgcacATAGCCGCGTACAAACaaccggaacaggtgtgaaagacccttaaacCAGTTTACTCCCAATTATTAATTGGCtgacacactgtttattttttatacaatcagtGTTGTGATTTTCTGCTGTGGGTGACAATTGCAATATTGAGCTTTAACACACGATTATGCATTGTCAAATTGCCAGTTGATGACAATACTCATTGTAATGCGATGTAAGTCTAAGCATTATCTTGGCAGCTCTAGCCCTGATCTAGGTATCAGTTGCAATAATTAACACCAACAACCAAATTCTGCCAATTGCCACAATTGAGCAACCAAAGGCCTAAGGATTTCCTCTGTATTCTGTTGATGAATGTACAGAATTAGCTATTATTAGGTGTAAACAGTTGCAATAGCTGATAATTAAACCAAATACTAggtgtataaataataatttagtttggAATAAAATAGGGTGAAATTAATTATGTTATCTAACACACCAACACTTTTTAGATTTTTCATTTTGACGTGCTTTcctgtaattatttttttttaatgaccaaATTTTGACAATggagaaaataaattttatttcatgAATGAATGTTCTCCATGTTTTGaccaaatgtttattttttgctaCGTCCTAAAACCTTTGAGATTAAAAACATGatatattgaacatttaaaaacatttgtttctacttaaatgtttttttgttattccaccattattaatatttgacctttgacatctgtattgaaatttatttgtaataacagTATTATTAACTTAATGTTTGCTAAAATCTCTGGCCATAAAATTCACaaagaatttctttttttatttgaaaattgttattACTGTGAAAAACCGGAATCTATTTTTCAATTGAGAGAGGgtgataaattataaattaataagtaagtctaataaatatttatccTTTTCTTCCAAAAATCCATTTTAAGCCTTTTTAGTTGATAAGTGAATTTctgtttataacattttttaatgaatttacaatttataccaaaataatttgttcctttaaaaatattgttgacaTGTTTGGGTAATACGTTGTTCACTTATAATTTTATATGTACATGTACTATCTTGATTCAGTTAATTCACAAAGTACTAAGAAAATATGATTTTGTGTTTACATatgattatatataaataatgtttataccTTTAGATTTCTAGCAATACCTTGCTAATAACAGTAACACTAGCTATTTTAAGATTGAATTTTGAGTATTGAGTATTTCTTACAAGCTACATAAAActttgcgtccaagtgggagaCAGAGGCTGTGTTCACCATGCACTCTAAAAGGCCAATTTATACAGACAAGCGGTagcggtaagcggaaaaccgtgAGCTTATCCACATAGATTTTGTATCTGTTCTTAGCGGAAACCGTCTGTCCGCTccgcgttttgtgtaaatggtcataagaaataacataagcttctatatttgtattaccaTTATACCACTCGTCTTTAAATTGGCCTTTGGGCTAAGAGAAATATTAagccttaaaattaaaaaaagccctgtctaagtgaatacaatttaagggaaaaatgaaatatctatttaaATACTTAGTATGTATGGGGAATATCTCACtgaagtgtgattggtgaatgtCTGTACGCTGTTAAACACGTTCAATAATTTAATGGATCATTAGTTTCTATTATATGTCAATTGTATGTATTGTCAAATGCTTGGTGTCTCTATTCGTAAAGAGTTTATTATTTTAGCATTAATTGTTGTAAGTTTACCTCACCTGAAAATGGTAGTTTTCTCCTTTGTCACAAAACCCAACTCAGGATTTATTAACAGGGTGTGAGGAAAAAGTTTGTAATAAGGTGGAAACATAATTACTGACCCTTTAACTTATCCTCCAATCAGAGACCACTAATTAAGAACTGTCTTTAGTTAGAAACCATTGTGAGAGTATCCTCGATGTATACTCAATATCATCAATTGGTCCCAAtagttttcttttatttgtgtGTAAAAACCAACCAGTACAGAGCAACCTCCCCCTATCACTATCCTCAGCCCAGCTCCTGTTTTTGTCAATCCACCTATATCCATGTCAGGGCTAACTTGTAGTACTATAATACACTGGTGCTAGCGAATactgtgtttttttaatttggtcACAGTGTTTTTAATGTAAAGAAGTGCATCTGTCACTGAAGAAACCTCGAAATTCCTTCTTACTAGCTTGGTTCCCACGGGTACAATGAGAAACGTATTCGCAACGTAAGGATGTACGCGCAACGCAAATaggtttgaccaatcacaaatggCTGTTAGATGATccgttgcttgtgattggtcgaattTTCTGTGCGTTACGTGTACGTCCTTCTTGCATTGTCTCCTAGCGGGAACCAAGCTTCCATTGTTTACGACTAgttattgtaaattatatataaaccaCAGTCAATTGGTGTATATTCTCGATCATTTATTGTAAAGATGTGGTATTTTTTTAAGGTGATGGACCAAAATTGGACATGGATGAATttattgtgttattatttattatagtaaaaaataattgtttattgtgGAAGAGAGATTAttagttgtaggcctaaatgGATGGTCAGTGTAATTATTTACTATTTATCTAAATGTGCCCATAAGGTGATTGTAGTTTTtgattaatgaaattatttccgGAATGAATGAGATTTGAGTTTCTAATTTGGGTGTGTCCAGTTGTAACTGCAGTTAGGAGCTTATCTTCTTTTTGACCCCGCCCTGATACGCCCCAGTGGACAGTACGTTCTTTTTACTTAATAAGTGCCATTACATTAATCCCCcgaattttttgtttaattcttgattattcaaatattaacATGCATATTCATAAGCTAACGTTATTTGTGGGTGAAGACATTtttattagatattttatttgaattgaaaccaATATTTTAGATGGGAACATGCCGACATAATGGTGGCGATAATGCGTTATGTGTGACGCGGTTGATATCATATTTTAcaactttatttatatacattttattgagGCAAAAACAACATTTCAACTGGTCCATACCATAATACACTCGTGGGTCCCAAACGCTCGGGCGGCAGACGGTATGTCCTATCAAGTGTTCATATGTCTATATTCTAATTGTTTGTGAGTTAAGAGCCCTGTGCTGATTTTGTTCCCACCATCTTCTGTGTGATTATATTATAAcctatgtttatttgtattatgACATTGCTTTCTTCTTTGGTATAAAGCTTATGAAATTATATGTTATCtgttcccttttttttttgtcgtaTTACTTAAGATTTCACCAAtcactgtcgcttgtgattggtcaaagtaAAAGTTCCTATATTACCATTTGTGTTCAAAAGTAATGAATATTAATAGTCCAACAAGACTCGACGATGTATTAAAAGTAATGAAGATTGGTTCCCATACGCAACGTAAAGGTAACCGCGCCGCAATCAATTtgattaaagcttggttcccactagagacgcaacataacgacgtaacgcaacgtaagggatttgaccattcacaagcgatggattattcgaacagtggcttgtcaaaaagcttggttcccactagaacgtaacgcaaggacgtaaacgccacgcaagcgttttaaccaatgacaagcgaagttatagacagcaatcacaagcgaataagccatcgcttgtgattggtcaattcacttgcgttgcgttacgtccttgtgttgcgtcgctagtagtgggaaccacgctttagtcaacttgcgttgcgtctacgttctTACGGTGtgttcaagtgggaaccaagcttaatcgCGACGCACTTGCGTTGTGCCTACGTACGTCGTTACGTTgcatccaagtgggaaccaaacgTAAAAACTCAAAGGCaatattttagataaaattcAATCGATACTCTGTACTATGTAtacataaatgtttattattacatCTTCCGTTGTTATGgctattacataataatttatctaGATTACGATAAGTCTGATCCATATTCTGGTAGATTTGTTCCACGTGTGCGGTAGAAACCTTTGACGACGCGCTCGACACGCGCGTGTTGACGTGAAGGCACTTCTAGCGATATCCCGTGCCCGTAAGCTGATGACGATAACACTGGTATTTGCTTCGAAGATTcctttaagaaaaaaatgtagTCATACCGTACATTATCTAATGCAATATTCGCAAAAAGGTGTAGATTAATGTTAAATGTGATGTAaagtttatttcatttcatcattCGATCACTAGCATTTATGCTATTTTAAAGCTGGGTTcccataaagcttggttcccactagaacgtaacgcaaggacgtaaacgcaacgcaagcgttttaaccccggttttaaccaatgacaagcgaagttatagacggttagcaatcacaagcgattggtcaattcacttgcgttgcgttacgtccttgtgttgcgtcgctagtgggaaccacgctttaagtaGGACGCAACGCCATGGACTAGACGCAACacaatccatcgcttgtgattggtcaaatcatgtCAGTACGTAGCGTTCTAGTGTAAAttagcgtggttctcactagcaacgcaacacaaggacgtaacggcaacgcaagtgaattgaccaatcacaagcgatggcttattcgcttgtgattgctaactgtctataacttcgcttgtcattggttaaaacgcttgcgttgcgtttacgtccttgcgttacgttctaatgggaaccaagcttaatagcTTGAACGTCGTCCCCGCTTCCACCATGAGTGGATCGAAGAATAACATACCTCTGAAAATACATTCAGGTTCATCGTATGCTGACGATCATCTCGATGTATCTTGCTGTGGAATCCCTCCTCGACATGGAATAGTCGGTCGTAAGTTGAGCTAGGCTGGTACTAAGAGTTCAGACCATAACAAAAATGATGAAACAGTATGCAAAGATACATTACATTTATCCGCTCTATCTCTTTGGTATTAAGGTAGCAGTGCGCAAAGAACCAGTTTATTTAGGCCTCAAGGTCTCTTGTATTTAGGCGTAATGTGTGAAAGGAACAGGCTATACATTAAATTGAATGATTcttctatttaattttttatggttcttttattttggatgaaaattgataaaattgaAGGTTAGATAAAGTAAATTTGTTTTTCGTTCTGAGGTTGCTAGCTCAcctgtttgttattattaaaatatgttcttTTTTCTTTGAGTTCTTCTTCCGATGCTGGTTTAATGCCAGGCCATTGTTCAGATCCGTCCCCTTTAGTTGCTAAATGATTCTTTCGAATGTTCTTTTCAcgctaaaaatataaatataaaaccagATAAAACATGATGTTATTCTCTCTAGGCCTAACCTAATAGTTCTATTATTGATATACTACAGACTTAGGCTagcgtgtttttattttttattagaagCCGACTTACCCTCACAATTTCAATCCACCTTAATTTTACTTCTTCTGGTGTTGGAATTTTTCTCCCGTAATTTGACATAGTTGACATTgtctttttattcattttaatattttttagataAGTTATAGTTGTTCACTTCGGGTTAGTTAATGTGACTtaagattaaataaaattacGTTTCCAACGAATACAGTAACCAATAGATACGCCACATTATGCGCGATCGATCGTACGCTGAGTTCAGGGGTTGTTGGGATATATCGGGACGCGCGCGTAGTACaaagatataaatattttcatttagcCACGATCGCGCACATGTCTCTATACGTGCGCACATTGTCCAATGTGCTGtctctgctgcaactgctcaaaatacggtataaaaatacggtataaaatacggtattttttataccgtattttttagtaccccgtttctgctaacaatacttcttgggtggtcgtgttaaatttcatcttttttacccaaattgccattcatttatttgatcgataattaaaagtcgcaataaaggaagttttacgtcttactttcaacagcctagccctagtgaaagagatgttgtgagagcacagaaaacatcgtaatggggacaattaattcgttccctccccgagttattgtattttgcaatgttgtactgctttcgcaggctcttcagctttgagtttacttgctttggagacaagtctattccatacgaatgttgaccttttgtcatgtaaaaaaaaaaaacgttattttttattggcagcagaaacgggtacaaaaaatacggtataaatttgtaaataccgtattttatccacaaattttgtggggaaaatacggtatacaaaatacggtatattttttatgagcgcagtttctgctgccaaaaatataccgtatatatacggtcttcaaaaaataccgtataatatacggtatttagttggcagcagaaacagggccatagtGGCCAACACATTCTTAAACCTCCCGCAAAAGTGGCCGCTTACAGGATCGGAGGTGACCACCgttacgggaggttctgccaTATAGGGCCATCGTATTATTAAATTATGGCTATGCACGATATTTTTCGTTTTTACCGCAACGAGCCTTTAAATTCCCCAGCTAATTGTACTTGTTGTATGTTTATGATCTGGTGGTCTTGTATTATGTATGAtcttcagacaaattttaacaTATGAAAATGCATGGTCgatcaaaatctgtgtagttttctcatttCATCTAAAAACACAGAAATGTTCACAGAAATgttctttttgaaaaaaataaacgcGTTTTTTGCTTTTTTGACGCGTTCTAAATCTAAAACAATTTCATctaatttcatcatttttttggCATGCGCGTTGCAATTGCGACAACAACGAAGGCAGCATGGCAGATACCGGTGTTCAAAAATTAAGTAAAAGGTAGCgaattaattgttatttttagtgAAATTGAATTGCATTGATTGCGTATTTAATATATCTTTTGATATTTATGTTAACATGACGTTCTGCATGTATATAtagccctagctaggcctactatgtatTGTAGGCTTGCGCCTAGCTATCTAGGTTAGGCCAGCTGCTAGCCTACACTCTGTCTCTGACGACTGAGGTCTATAGGCTATAGGTAGCGGGGgaggatgctagtcaagtcgccccatcgcaaagtcgccccatacaaagtcgccccttacacagtcgccccattgcaaagtcgccccaaaacaaagtcgccccgacacagtcgccccatcgcaaagtcgccccatcgcaaagtcgccccaacgcaaagtcgccccatcgcaaagtcgccccatcacaaagtcgccctatcgcaaagtcgccccaaaacgttaaaaaatagtttacaagtgcgtaaaatgtcgcaatgatacacaaaataacacggaacgtgtaggcataaaaaggggaagccccgccatgtagtctcaggtcacacgatcggcacgcacccccatcatcagagaggaagcccccgactaatcactccgcggtcgcactaacgtgctagcttaccagagggaaacccccgtaattactccgccgttgtcgtCGTACTACAACTACAACGCaacatctgaagatggggaaaccccgccggagttttacgatgatatcagtcgcgttcgaaatcggtcgcgtttaaatttggtcgcgataaaatgatgttataagatctagattatttttactttggtcgatgaatatgtattattattattaggcctatattaataatttgtaaacatacagtagtttaagattataatattatccagcataatgtcatttaacagtacataattatttaaatgtgaaatattttataggaaacgtaggctacgtctgtgtcttttattttatatgcaacaaattaagtaaaacaatttatttataaacattcagtttactattatatacatagtattacgtaatgaacattgattgtaagcctggaaaggcaatcccatcattatatccattataaaattgcatcatatcaccactatatgtcgtaatgacgtgcgtgtgtgtattcgtcgtacgtccgtgtacgtattattccgtgcctcttcactgtcttgtttaatttaaaattaaataaatacccgatatgaggatatttattaggcatgataattagaatgttctaggCCTAACCAAAGGGGTTGAAAAGaattcttcagtaaaatgatcattgtgctgttgaataaaaggactcgccatctgaaacattctctgaaaccaatcggagctgcgccttctggtatctgtttcctcacagctgctacgtctttctgctgaccgtcggggattcccctttttaaaaaacacgcacacgatactgtacgatggtttttccatggtcaaaatgtagcgttttaattttactaaaatacctgcatgtaaaacaatcatatcggcaatgaaatcctttttttttatttctttattttgaaaagtcattataaaattaagacacataacttgtcaataaatgcaaaatgatcaataagtagcctatagcactcattgtcttacaacactgttattgttttaactactgtaaatctatacgaaggcctaggctactacacatttatacatttattatattatcctaattAGCTTATCCTAAAAAAATagctggtatccacgcgtaggttgaagaaagattcgtaattgtggctctggtaactaattttaaaatcatattaaattaacattttcgaaactataaatcagggataatctttttagaactttcaaacaagggactatttttttaatgatttttaaaaagcacatcactccattaaaacctgtaaaataaaaattaaaacacaaattatgtatataggataaacattatactgtatacgacatttagcgcgaccaaagtaacaacgcaatcgatatcaaacgcaaccaatatgattaaaaccgtgggcgactttgcgatggggcgactttgcgttggggcgactttgcgatggggcgaatttgcgatggggcgactttgtaatggggcgactttgcgatggggcgactgtgccggggcgactttgttttggggcgactttgcgatggggcgactttgtattgggcgactttgtatggggcgactttgcgatggggcgacttgactggatcccctCTGGATGCCCGTATGTATGTAGTTAGCTCAGGCTAGCCTacctggcctaggcctaggccataaCCAGCCAGTTTGGCCACCCGGAGGGTTTGGAATTTTTGCCATTATTCACATTGCAAATTGCAATTGAATAGGCCTAGTAGATTTAGGCCTAGATTGAGGAAAAATGCATcttttttttaacatacttGTCGTAT contains:
- the LOC140047305 gene encoding cilia- and flagella-associated protein 90-like; this translates as MNKKTMSTMSNYGRKIPTPEEVKLRWIEIVRREKNIRKNHLATKGDGSEQWPGIKPASEEELKEKRTYFNNNKQYQPSSTYDRLFHVEEGFHSKIHRDDRQHTMNLNVFSEESSKQIPVLSSSAYGHGISLEVPSRQHARVERVVKGFYRTRGTNLPEYGSDLS